A stretch of Thermoflexus sp. DNA encodes these proteins:
- the greA gene encoding transcription elongation factor GreA produces MAAVGPTYLTPEGKRQLEEELEYLRTIKRREIAQRLRFAIQQGDLSENADYHAAKEEQAFIEGRIRMLEAILNSAVVIEPQPSEDGRVRIGSRVTIAEDGGTPEVYVLVGPAEADPTQGKISYESPLGQALLGRAPGDVVTVEAPAGLLTFRILAVE; encoded by the coding sequence ATGGCCGCTGTTGGACCCACGTATCTGACACCGGAGGGCAAGCGCCAGTTGGAGGAAGAGCTGGAATACCTGCGCACAATCAAGCGCCGGGAGATCGCTCAACGTCTGCGCTTCGCCATCCAGCAGGGCGATCTCTCGGAGAACGCCGATTACCACGCGGCGAAGGAGGAACAGGCCTTCATTGAAGGCCGGATTCGGATGCTGGAAGCGATCCTCAACAGCGCCGTCGTGATCGAGCCCCAGCCTTCGGAGGACGGCCGCGTGCGCATTGGATCGCGCGTCACCATCGCGGAGGATGGAGGCACGCCAGAAGTGTATGTGCTGGTGGGCCCCGCTGAGGCGGATCCCACCCAGGGGAAGATTTCGTATGAGTCGCCACTGGGTCAGGCGTTGTTGGGCCGGGCGCCGGGAGATGTGGTGACCGTAGAGGCGCCGGCCGGCCTCCTCACCTTCCGGATCCTCGCGGTGGAATGA
- a CDS encoding PHP domain-containing protein: MSSRLDLHVHTTASDGLWSPARVVYEALARGLRYLAITDHETTQGAVEAMALARGTALEVIPGVEISVGGSEEEIDLLGYFVDPVHPDLLRFLKGMQAERRERIRAMAERLAQLGMPVPWERVLELARGDVLGRPHLARAMVEQGYVADEAEAFRRWLGRGCPAYIPRQPIDPHEVLAVIRAAGGVAALAHPGRSGLPRNLESLWRAGLVGLEVFHPDHSPADVARLIAIARIYDLIPTGGSDFHGPGPDGRILLGAMPVPEHTVERLRERCPR; the protein is encoded by the coding sequence ATGAGTTCCCGCCTCGACCTCCACGTTCACACCACCGCCTCCGATGGCCTGTGGTCCCCCGCCCGGGTGGTGTATGAGGCCCTCGCGCGCGGTCTGCGCTACCTGGCCATCACGGACCATGAGACCACCCAGGGGGCTGTGGAGGCGATGGCCCTCGCCCGTGGCACGGCTCTGGAGGTGATTCCCGGCGTGGAGATCAGCGTCGGCGGCTCCGAGGAAGAGATCGACCTGTTGGGCTATTTCGTGGATCCCGTCCACCCGGATCTCCTTCGCTTTCTGAAGGGCATGCAGGCGGAGCGAAGGGAACGGATTCGAGCCATGGCCGAGCGCCTGGCCCAGCTCGGGATGCCCGTCCCCTGGGAACGGGTGCTGGAGCTGGCCCGGGGGGACGTGCTGGGGCGCCCCCACCTGGCCCGGGCAATGGTGGAGCAGGGCTATGTGGCCGATGAAGCCGAGGCCTTCCGACGGTGGTTGGGACGAGGCTGCCCCGCCTATATTCCCCGGCAGCCGATCGATCCCCACGAGGTCCTCGCGGTGATCCGGGCGGCCGGAGGCGTGGCCGCCCTGGCCCATCCCGGGCGCTCCGGGCTTCCCCGAAATCTGGAGAGCCTGTGGCGGGCGGGCCTGGTCGGGCTGGAGGTTTTCCACCCGGATCACTCCCCGGCCGATGTGGCCCGGTTGATCGCCATCGCCCGGATCTACGATCTGATCCCCACTGGCGGCAGTGATTTCCACGGCCCCGGCCCGGACGGCCGTATCCTTCTGGGCGCAATGCCAGTCCCCGAACATACGGTGGAACGGCTTCGCGAGCGATGCCCGCGCTAA